A stretch of the Nicotiana tabacum cultivar K326 chromosome 6, ASM71507v2, whole genome shotgun sequence genome encodes the following:
- the LOC107800572 gene encoding calcium sensing receptor, chloroplastic-like (The RefSeq protein has 1 non-frameshifting indel compared to this genomic sequence) codes for MALRASATVKSPLPPPSSSSSSTPTKIFNFPTLSQKPEFTSKSVSVSLSTSTALFLFPLFTATHEARALSLPKEDIVSSLNQVESAVNQAQQVGSNIFDAASRVIGPIIEFVKPGVDVALPLVKQAGEEILKNASPVISGDATKKAQEAMQSAGMDTQPVMTAAKTVVDAAQQTSKVIEGAKPIASSTVETISSADPAIIAVAGGSLFLAYLLLPPVFSALSFSLRGYKGELTPAQTLDQMCSKNYVLIDIRTEKDKDKAGIPRLPSSAKNNMIQIPLEDLPSKLRSLVRNAKKVEAELVALKISYLKKINKGSNIVIMDSYSDSAKTVAKTLTSLGFKNCWIMTDGFSGGRGWLQSRLGTDSYNFSFAQVLSPSRVIPAAARRFGTTGTVRLLSGDSD; via the exons ATGGCACTAAGAGCTTCAGCCACCGTAAAATCACCTCTTCCTccgccttcttcttcttcctcttctacACCTACGAAAATCTTTAATTTCCCTACACTCTCCCAGAAACCGGAATTCACTTCAAAATCTGTGTCAGTATCACTGTCTACTTCAACGGCTCTTTTCCTCTTTCCTCTCTTCACTGCTACCCATGAAGCCAGAGCACTCAGCTTACCCAAGGAAGATATTGTCTCTTCCCTTAATCAG GTAGAATCTGCAGTTAATCAAGCTCAACAGGTTGGTTCGAACATCTTTGATGCTGCAAGCCGAGTGATTGGGCCCATAATTGAATTTGTGAAGCCCGGGGTTGATGTGGCATTGCCTTTAGTAAAGCAGGCAGGAGAAGAAATTTTAAAGAATGCTTCTCCTGTCATATCTGATGCCACTAAGAAAGCCCAAGAGGCAATGCAGAGCGCTGGCATGGACACTCAGCCAGTGATGACTGCAGCTAAG ACAGTTGTTGATGCAGCTCAACAGACATCCAAGGTGATCGAAGGGGCCAAACCAATCGCCTCATCCACAGTTGAAACAATTTCATCAGCTGATCCAGCTATTATTGCAGTGGCCGGTGGCTCATTATTCCTGGCATATCTTCTACTTCCCCCAGTTTTCTCCGCTCTCTCTTTCAGCCTTCGTGGTTACAAGG GTGAACTAACTCCTGCTCAAACACTGGACCAGATGTGTTCTAAGAATTATGTCTTGATTGATATTAGAACAGAGAAGGACAAGGATAAGGCTGGAATTCCTCGTCTTCCATCTAGTGCTAAAAACAATATGATTCAAATCCC TTTGGAAGATTTACCGAGCAAACTAAGGAGTCTCGTGAGAAATGCGAAGAAAGTGGAAGCTGAGTTAGTAGCTCTGAAGATATCATACCTCAAGAAAATCAACAAAGGGTCTAACATTGTGATAATGGACTC GTACTCTGATTCAGCTAAAACAGTTGCTAAAACACTGACGAGCCTTGGCTTTAAGAACTGCTGGATCATGACTGATGGCTTCTCCGGAGGGAGGGGTTGGTTGCAGAGTCGGCTGGGAACAGATTCTTATAACTTTTCGTTTGCCCAAGTCTTATCACCATCAAGAGTCATACCAGCAGCAGCTAGACGTTTTGGTACAACAGGCACCGTCAGATTGCTTTCAGGGGATAGTGATTAA
- the LOC142182340 gene encoding uncharacterized protein LOC142182340 — MYAELGSKVGDKKLYRLAKVRERKTCDLDQVKCIKDEDGMVLIEDAHIRRRWKTYFHRLLNKEGDRSIVLGELEHSESLHDFGYCRCIKVEEVMVAMRKMSRGKANGPGDPDRILEEYGPCRRGVTY; from the coding sequence ATGTATGCGGAGCTTGGGAGCAAAGTCGGGGACAAAAAGTTGTACAGGTTAGCCAAAGTGAGGGAGAGAAAAACTtgtgacttggaccaagtgaagtgcatcaaagaTGAGGACGGCATGGTATTGATAGAAGATGCCCATATTAGACGAAGATGGAAGACGTACTTCCACAGATTGTTGAACAAGGAGGGGGACAGAAGCATTGTGTTGGGTGAGTTGGAGCACTCCGAGAGTCTGCATGATTTTGGCTATTGTAGATGTATTAAAGTCGAAGAGGTTATGGTAGcgatgcgtaagatgagtaggggaaAAGCAAATGGGCCAGGAGATCCTGATAGAATTCTGGAAGAGTATGGGCCGTGCAGGCGTGGAGTGACTTACTGA